A region of Micromonospora sp. WMMD882 DNA encodes the following proteins:
- a CDS encoding ABC transporter permease: MTAPTINGTKYPQPIEDLLPAARALVLPEGQKLPSRNRLMREFHIGAPKADALRALLMNEGIRRDLDQAERDGRLTRPGTRTSGPVVFDYPEPIGPDPADDQAERARLYNLVRGGTGGTVDVAEAARRVADDPHAPDYVRSVARDLIDTAPDTRAHADTGHAPTATGQPPAVEPTGQVEPVGHPDTKIRPARSRRAVVWPVILLALPAFVAIWGGWVGLGKLTGFGKVNLLPGIGSGWVIDTAITLPIGVETYGAFALYVWLTGRVPARAARFAKWSALGSLAIGALGQVAYHLLIAAGITSAPWWITTLVACLPVAVLGMGAALAHLMHADQ, encoded by the coding sequence ATGACCGCTCCCACGATCAACGGCACGAAGTACCCGCAGCCCATCGAGGACCTGCTGCCGGCCGCTCGCGCGTTGGTGTTGCCCGAGGGGCAGAAGCTGCCGTCGCGTAACCGGCTGATGCGGGAGTTCCACATCGGCGCGCCGAAGGCCGATGCCCTGCGCGCGTTGCTGATGAACGAGGGCATCCGCCGGGATCTCGACCAGGCCGAACGGGACGGCCGACTGACCCGGCCCGGCACCCGCACGTCCGGCCCGGTGGTGTTCGACTACCCGGAACCGATCGGCCCGGACCCGGCCGACGACCAGGCCGAGCGGGCCCGCCTCTACAACCTGGTCCGGGGCGGTACCGGCGGCACGGTCGACGTGGCCGAGGCGGCCCGCCGGGTGGCCGACGACCCGCACGCCCCCGACTACGTCCGGTCGGTCGCCCGGGACCTGATCGACACCGCCCCGGACACCCGGGCGCACGCCGACACCGGCCACGCCCCGACCGCCACCGGGCAGCCGCCGGCCGTCGAGCCGACCGGGCAGGTAGAGCCGGTCGGACACCCGGACACGAAGATCCGCCCCGCACGGTCCCGGCGGGCGGTGGTGTGGCCCGTGATCCTGCTGGCGCTGCCCGCGTTCGTCGCGATCTGGGGTGGCTGGGTCGGACTCGGGAAGCTGACCGGGTTCGGGAAGGTGAACCTGTTGCCGGGGATCGGGTCCGGTTGGGTCATCGACACCGCCATCACCCTGCCCATCGGTGTCGAGACGTACGGGGCTTTCGCGCTCTACGTGTGGCTCACCGGTCGGGTGCCCGCGCGGGCGGCCCGGTTCGCGAAGTGGTCCGCCCTCGGGTCCCTGGCCATCGGCGCGCTCGGGCAGGTCGCCTATCACCTGCTGATCGCGGCCGGGATCACGTCCGCCCCGTGGTGGATCACGACCCTTGTCGCGTGCCTGCCGGTGGCCGTTCTCGGGATGGGCGCCGCCCTCGCCCACCTGATGCACGCCGACCAGTAG
- a CDS encoding NUDIX domain-containing protein, with translation MFAGSTIVHALSRHFTASAVVIDADARRVLLIDHKASGLRQFPGGHVDPDETGDEAAIREVREETGVIATVWTPTRFVVPGARRVHPTPFMVAEFPAPPKPHKGEPAHHHIDLLYIATADSSAPMTTQLAEVDGAVWLPLDNLAVAAVRADVPPVATAAWKALTGQTL, from the coding sequence ATGTTCGCAGGTTCGACCATTGTGCACGCGCTCAGCCGGCACTTCACCGCGTCCGCTGTCGTGATCGACGCGGACGCCCGGCGGGTGCTGTTGATCGACCACAAGGCGTCCGGTCTCCGGCAGTTCCCCGGAGGGCATGTCGACCCGGATGAGACCGGTGACGAAGCCGCTATCCGTGAGGTGCGCGAGGAAACCGGCGTGATCGCCACTGTGTGGACCCCGACCAGGTTCGTGGTGCCCGGTGCCCGTCGGGTGCACCCGACGCCGTTCATGGTCGCGGAGTTCCCCGCGCCGCCGAAGCCGCACAAGGGTGAGCCCGCCCACCACCACATCGATTTGCTGTACATCGCTACGGCTGACAGCTCGGCCCCGATGACCACTCAACTTGCCGAGGTTGACGGCGCGGTGTGGTTGCCGCTGGACAACCTCGCCGTAGCCGCTGTCCGCGCTGACGTGCCCCCGGTCGCCACTGCCGCCTGGAAGGCCCTGACCGGCCAGACGCTCTGA